TCTTCGCGGGGAAGAGAACCTGGCCTACGGCCAAAAAAGCGGTAAAGATCGTAAGAAAGGCGAGGAAGAACGGACTCGACGTGATGTATGACATGTATCCCATTTTCGGAGGAAACAGCTACATAAATGTCGTCCTGCCCCCGTGGTTCCTCGAGGATTTTGAGAAGAACTCGAAAGACCCCAAGGCGATAAAGAAGCTGAGGTTCGAGCTCAACATGACGATAAAGCTGGTGGGCATGAAATACTCCGACATTCAGGTGATGGACTCCGCCTTCAAGGGAGGGGAAAAATACAACGGATTGAACATCATGGAGATAGCGGAAATGGAGGGGATGGACCCCGTGGATGTCTTTATCATGCTGGTAAGAGAAAGCAAAGGAAAGACCCTCGCGATCGTTTACGCCTTGACGGGCGACGAGGAAAACGAGGAGATGTTGGAGAGCCTGATGTCCAACGAACTCGTTATGTTTGAAACGGACACGATCCTGAGATCGACCGGCGTTCCAAACCAGGCGTCCTTCGGGGCATTCCCGAAACTTCTCGGCAGATACACAAGGGACAAGGGTGTGATGACGCTGGCCGAATGCGTACACAAAATGACCGGTAAATCCGCCGAGAGGTTCAAGATCAAAGACAGGGGAACGATAAAGCCCGGAAACTTCGCCGATCTTGTGATCTTTGACCCCGATAGGATCGCCGACACCACAACCCGGAAGAACAGTTCTTCAAAACCCCTGGGAATCGACAAGGTATTTTCAAACGGGGTGTTGACCGTCGAAAACGGCAACTATATAAAGGGAGTAACACCCGGGCGGGCGCTGAGCTGTTCCTGAAAAAGTTGTTCGGTTTCCAGTGTCTGCCAATCAATATAGTCGACTTCGGCAGTCTTGAAAGAGATTTGTGATGTGAAAAGGCCCGCTTTAAATGAGTGGGCCTTGTATCTTTGGTATGGAGATTAGCAAGGATTTAATTCGTTTTGCATCGCAATTTCTTATCCCCGCCCATAAAACAAAAACTACTTCCCCTCCCAACAATAAAAAGCGGTATT
The DNA window shown above is from Candidatus Zymogenus saltonus and carries:
- a CDS encoding amidohydrolase family protein, producing MSDLLIKNALIVDGTGAEPYSGHILIKGDRIVEVVSDTSTDSKDLLKKKAKETFDLKGLALSPGIIDCHSHFDWIITQKNHTDFANCMMEQGVTTVVTGNCGFSPVPTNKKSQGELNRYAEFFLDTPIDYKWTGISEYNDCLNSGKKLLFNNAQLTGHGTLHLMTTGDEVKKPSPEDLKGMVKIAKKSFDEGSFGMSFGLQYHPGIFSTDEELTTLAGVVADADRILTVHIKSLSKYSSVYPLLPALIPGGKAHNIKAIEHIIKIASKVGVRLQISHFVFAGKRTWPTAKKAVKIVRKARKNGLDVMYDMYPIFGGNSYINVVLPPWFLEDFEKNSKDPKAIKKLRFELNMTIKLVGMKYSDIQVMDSAFKGGEKYNGLNIMEIAEMEGMDPVDVFIMLVRESKGKTLAIVYALTGDEENEEMLESLMSNELVMFETDTILRSTGVPNQASFGAFPKLLGRYTRDKGVMTLAECVHKMTGKSAERFKIKDRGTIKPGNFADLVIFDPDRIADTTTRKNSSSKPLGIDKVFSNGVLTVENGNYIKGVTPGRALSCS